From Pandoraea norimbergensis, the proteins below share one genomic window:
- a CDS encoding acid phosphatase: MTHDATPQPHDPALDSQDDNPSDPSRRRILQGLAAIGAAGAAGATTALTGCAAEGGAGAPTVVAPGGTFDAQLKASIKTVVVIYLENRSFNNLFADFPGVEKPLAKVPASAYTQIDRDGKTPMSLLPPFFDGLVPKAQTIGGKKYHITEKDIPRQPNAPFMLKDAEGKLLPESVITRDLWHVFWQNQMQIADGTNNQFAAWADSGGLVMGYYGETAKTLNMYKIAQQYTMCDNFFMAAFGGSFLNHQFLITGRPPVYPNAAQSPAKDKIAVLADGPQGVRLAVHAESPASAADGKPKFVRDGAITPDNFAVNTMMPPYQPSPVKPSASGDKHLADPSNPSTLPPQNFATIGDLLSSKGVSWAWYAGAWQAALDHKGGPDTPNFQYHHQPFNYFAQFAPGTAARDEHLRDGGLGDGPISNKFIADAIAGKLPAVTFYKPQGNLNQHAGYSDVESGDQHVANILAHLMKSPQWQNMMVVITYDENGGWWDHVAPPKGDRWGPGSRIPALVVSPFAKRGNVDHTFYDTTSVLRFITRLYDLPTLEGIAYRNAAFAARGAMPPGDLTKTLSFA, encoded by the coding sequence ATGACGCACGACGCCACGCCCCAGCCGCACGACCCCGCCCTCGACAGCCAGGACGACAATCCGTCTGACCCGTCGCGTCGCCGCATTCTGCAAGGCCTGGCCGCCATCGGCGCCGCCGGTGCCGCAGGCGCCACCACCGCCCTCACGGGCTGCGCCGCAGAAGGCGGTGCCGGTGCCCCGACCGTCGTCGCGCCCGGCGGCACGTTCGATGCCCAACTCAAGGCCAGCATCAAGACTGTGGTCGTGATCTACCTCGAGAACCGCAGCTTCAACAACCTGTTCGCCGACTTCCCCGGCGTCGAGAAGCCGCTCGCGAAGGTACCCGCCTCCGCCTACACGCAGATCGATCGCGACGGCAAGACGCCGATGTCGCTGCTCCCGCCGTTCTTCGATGGCCTTGTGCCCAAGGCCCAGACCATCGGCGGCAAGAAGTACCACATCACCGAAAAAGACATCCCGCGCCAGCCGAACGCCCCGTTCATGCTCAAGGACGCCGAAGGCAAGCTGTTGCCGGAATCGGTCATCACGCGCGACCTCTGGCACGTGTTCTGGCAGAACCAGATGCAGATCGCCGACGGCACGAACAATCAGTTCGCCGCCTGGGCCGACTCCGGTGGCCTCGTCATGGGCTACTACGGCGAGACCGCCAAGACGCTCAACATGTACAAGATCGCGCAGCAGTACACGATGTGCGACAACTTCTTCATGGCGGCCTTCGGCGGTTCGTTCCTGAATCACCAGTTCCTGATCACCGGCCGCCCGCCGGTGTACCCGAACGCCGCACAAAGCCCGGCCAAGGACAAGATCGCCGTACTCGCCGACGGCCCGCAAGGCGTGCGTCTGGCCGTACATGCAGAGTCGCCGGCTTCCGCTGCCGACGGCAAGCCGAAGTTCGTGCGCGACGGTGCCATCACGCCCGACAACTTCGCCGTGAACACGATGATGCCGCCGTATCAGCCGTCGCCGGTGAAGCCGTCGGCCAGTGGCGACAAACACCTCGCCGATCCGTCGAACCCGAGCACGCTGCCGCCGCAAAACTTCGCCACCATCGGCGACCTGCTCTCGTCGAAGGGCGTCTCGTGGGCCTGGTATGCGGGCGCATGGCAAGCCGCGCTCGATCACAAGGGCGGCCCGGATACGCCGAACTTCCAGTACCACCACCAGCCGTTCAACTACTTCGCCCAGTTCGCACCCGGCACTGCCGCGCGTGACGAACACTTGCGCGACGGCGGCCTCGGCGATGGCCCGATCTCGAACAAGTTCATTGCCGACGCCATCGCGGGCAAGCTGCCCGCCGTGACGTTCTATAAGCCGCAAGGCAACCTGAACCAGCACGCCGGTTATTCGGACGTGGAATCGGGCGACCAGCACGTGGCGAACATCCTCGCCCACCTGATGAAGTCGCCGCAGTGGCAGAACATGATGGTCGTGATCACGTACGACGAAAACGGCGGCTGGTGGGATCACGTCGCCCCGCCCAAGGGCGACCGCTGGGGCCCGGGCTCGCGCATTCCGGCACTCGTCGTGTCGCCGTTCGCCAAGCGCGGCAACGTCGATCACACGTTCTACGACACCACCTCGGTGCTGCGCTTCATCACGCGTCTGTATGACCTGCCCACGCTCGAAGGCATCGCGTATCGCAATGCCGCCTTCGCAGCACGTGGCGCCATGCCGCCGGGCGATCTGACGAAGACACTCTCGTTCGCGTAA
- a CDS encoding LysR family transcriptional regulator, whose protein sequence is MDRLTAMRVFTEVAERGSLTAASQRLDMSRAMVSRYLAELEAWLGTRLLHRTTRAVSLTEAGLDALPRCREMLGIADDLASVSHDDTTPRGLLRVACSTSLGQAFLAAAVTRFIARHPGVAIDLVVADRTVDLVDERIDLAIRVTSEPAPGLIVRRLATCHSVVCAAPAYLQQHGTPSRAEDLALHNCLTYTYFGKSLWQFTHDGTPLGVPVGGNLSANEANVLLSATLAGAGIGMQPVYAALPYLRDGTLQALLPDYVPREMTVYGVYTSRKQMPSALRALLDDLVEQFRTGLFEDSGYVAPRPATRNL, encoded by the coding sequence ATGGATCGGCTGACAGCCATGCGTGTCTTTACCGAAGTGGCCGAGCGCGGCTCGCTCACGGCGGCGTCGCAGCGGCTCGACATGTCGCGTGCGATGGTGTCGCGTTATCTGGCGGAACTGGAGGCGTGGCTCGGCACGCGGTTGTTGCATCGCACGACGCGGGCGGTGAGTCTCACCGAGGCGGGGCTCGACGCGCTGCCCCGGTGCCGCGAGATGCTGGGCATCGCCGACGATCTTGCCAGCGTGTCGCACGACGACACGACCCCTCGCGGTTTGTTGCGGGTGGCTTGCAGCACGTCGCTCGGGCAGGCGTTTCTGGCGGCGGCGGTCACGCGCTTCATTGCGCGGCATCCAGGTGTGGCCATTGACCTTGTGGTGGCCGACCGCACCGTGGATCTGGTCGATGAGCGTATCGATCTGGCGATTCGTGTGACCTCAGAGCCGGCGCCGGGATTAATCGTGCGGCGTCTCGCAACCTGCCATTCCGTGGTGTGCGCGGCACCGGCGTATCTGCAACAGCACGGCACGCCCTCGCGCGCCGAAGATCTGGCGTTGCATAACTGTTTGACGTACACGTATTTCGGCAAGAGTCTATGGCAGTTCACGCATGACGGCACACCGCTGGGCGTGCCCGTCGGCGGCAATCTGTCGGCCAATGAGGCAAACGTACTGCTCTCGGCGACGCTGGCCGGTGCCGGCATCGGCATGCAGCCGGTGTATGCGGCGTTGCCGTATCTGCGCGACGGCACGTTGCAAGCGCTATTGCCCGATTACGTGCCACGGGAAATGACCGTGTACGGCGTCTACACCTCACGCAAGCAGATGCCGAGCGCACTGCGTGCCCTGCTTGACGATCTGGTTGAGCAATTCAGGACAGGGTTGTTTGAGGATAGTGGGTACGTTGCGCCTCGGCCTGCGACGCGCAACCTCTGA
- a CDS encoding FAD-dependent monooxygenase yields MHRPETSPRASLYHAYRVHPHFFPRGEPPEVPVAIVGGGPIGMVTALALARHGVRCVVLQAEQQVSEGSRAIVFTRRSQEILQAVGVADAVVAKGLPWTSGNSFYRGQRVFRMESPVSEDDRFAPLINLQQNVLESYLVEAIEREPLVEIRWGNKLVGVTQDEQGAQESGHVTLQIDTPDGEYTQHAQWLVAADGARSTVRTALGLRFEGASYEGRFVIADIRIDLDLPTERLAYFAPDWNPGNTVLMHREPDGIWRVDYQLPASETSEHALQPETIRERINAQLDMMGLGGKPWELDWCSVYSARALTLPDYVHGRILFAGDAAHLLPIFGVRGANTGFQDAIDLAWKLAAVAKGVAPSALLASYTHDRVGAAREIIAEAGKSTRFMTPPSHGFRLLRDAVLDLSLDHAFVRPLFHWRTSRAHDYRDSPLNSPSDDNACMSAGPSVGAPAPNVKLSANDYLYDRLGAAFHLVTFGDAPLDPDLRETVATWRERGVPVTVIAFADKQTSVAGADITLPDPAGHAFERYGAEHGTAYLVRPDHHICARWQTLDTTRLADALAHATACV; encoded by the coding sequence ATGCATCGACCAGAGACTTCCCCGCGCGCGTCGCTTTATCACGCGTACCGCGTCCATCCTCACTTTTTCCCGCGGGGTGAGCCGCCCGAAGTGCCTGTTGCCATCGTCGGCGGCGGCCCGATCGGCATGGTCACGGCGCTGGCGCTCGCGCGTCACGGCGTGCGCTGCGTGGTGCTGCAAGCCGAGCAACAAGTCTCCGAAGGCAGCCGTGCGATCGTCTTTACGCGCCGCTCGCAGGAAATTCTGCAAGCCGTCGGTGTCGCCGATGCCGTGGTCGCCAAGGGCCTGCCGTGGACGAGTGGCAATTCGTTCTATCGCGGCCAGCGCGTGTTCCGCATGGAATCGCCCGTCAGCGAGGACGATCGATTCGCCCCGCTCATCAACTTGCAACAGAACGTGCTCGAGAGCTATCTGGTGGAGGCTATCGAGCGCGAGCCGCTCGTCGAGATTCGTTGGGGGAACAAGCTTGTCGGCGTAACACAGGACGAGCAGGGCGCGCAGGAAAGCGGCCACGTCACGCTGCAAATCGACACGCCCGACGGTGAATACACGCAACACGCGCAGTGGCTCGTGGCAGCGGATGGCGCGCGCTCGACGGTGCGCACCGCTCTGGGTCTGCGCTTCGAGGGAGCGAGCTACGAAGGGCGTTTCGTGATCGCGGACATCCGCATCGATCTCGATCTGCCGACCGAGCGCCTCGCCTATTTCGCGCCGGACTGGAACCCGGGCAACACGGTGCTGATGCATCGCGAGCCCGACGGCATCTGGCGGGTGGACTATCAGTTGCCCGCATCGGAAACCTCGGAACACGCGCTGCAACCGGAGACGATCCGCGAGCGCATCAACGCGCAGCTCGACATGATGGGGCTGGGCGGCAAGCCGTGGGAACTCGACTGGTGCTCGGTGTATTCCGCACGCGCACTTACGCTGCCCGACTACGTGCACGGACGCATTCTCTTCGCGGGCGATGCCGCTCACCTGCTGCCGATCTTCGGTGTGCGTGGCGCGAACACCGGCTTTCAGGACGCCATCGATCTGGCATGGAAACTGGCTGCGGTGGCCAAAGGCGTCGCGCCGTCGGCATTGCTCGCGTCGTACACGCACGACCGCGTGGGCGCCGCGCGCGAGATCATCGCCGAAGCAGGGAAGAGCACGCGTTTCATGACGCCGCCATCGCATGGTTTCCGCCTGCTGCGCGATGCCGTTCTCGACCTGTCGCTTGACCATGCATTCGTGCGGCCGCTGTTCCACTGGCGCACGTCGCGTGCGCACGACTATCGCGACTCGCCGTTGAACAGTCCAAGCGATGACAACGCTTGCATGAGCGCCGGTCCGAGCGTCGGTGCGCCCGCACCGAACGTGAAGCTCAGCGCGAACGACTATCTCTACGATCGTCTCGGCGCCGCCTTCCATCTCGTGACCTTCGGCGACGCGCCGCTCGACCCCGACTTGCGCGAAACCGTCGCGACGTGGCGCGAACGCGGTGTGCCGGTGACGGTGATCGCGTTCGCCGACAAGCAAACTTCGGTGGCCGGTGCAGATATCACGTTGCCCGATCCGGCCGGCCATGCGTTCGAAAGGTACGGTGCCGAGCACGGCACGGCCTATCTCGTGCGTCCCGATCACCACATCTGCGCACGCTGGCAGACACTCGACACCACGCGTCTTGCCGATGCGCTCGCGCACGCGACGGCTTGCGTCTGA
- the alkB gene encoding DNA oxidative demethylase AlkB, which produces MTLDLFAHTNDSPDSRATQNVQADELGPGAFVLRGYAGASLGALQGDIDGVIAQAPLRHWLTPGGKRMSVAMTNCGEVGWISDRMGYRYGTRDPLSGNAWPSMPASFVRLAQEAASAAGYAGFAPDACLINRYTLDARLTLHQDKDERELGAPIVSVSLGLPAVFLWGGLQRGDRTRKVRLEPGDVVVWGGPSRLVYHGIASVEGSFDANAVRFNLTFRKAR; this is translated from the coding sequence ATGACACTCGATCTCTTCGCCCACACCAATGATTCGCCAGATTCACGTGCGACGCAAAACGTGCAGGCCGATGAACTCGGCCCCGGCGCGTTCGTCCTGCGCGGCTATGCGGGGGCGAGCCTTGGTGCGTTGCAAGGCGATATCGATGGGGTGATTGCACAGGCACCGTTGCGCCACTGGCTCACGCCGGGCGGCAAACGCATGTCGGTCGCCATGACCAACTGCGGCGAAGTGGGCTGGATCAGTGACCGGATGGGTTACCGCTACGGCACCCGCGATCCGCTCTCGGGAAACGCGTGGCCGTCCATGCCGGCGTCGTTCGTGAGACTGGCACAGGAGGCGGCAAGCGCCGCCGGATACGCCGGCTTCGCGCCTGACGCCTGTCTGATCAATCGCTACACGCTGGACGCACGTCTCACGCTGCATCAGGACAAGGACGAACGCGAGCTGGGCGCACCGATCGTGTCGGTTTCACTCGGCTTGCCAGCGGTATTTCTATGGGGTGGATTGCAGCGCGGCGACCGCACGCGAAAGGTGCGGCTTGAACCGGGGGATGTCGTCGTGTGGGGCGGTCCGTCGCGGCTCGTCTATCACGGTATCGCCAGCGTGGAAGGCAGCTTCGACGCCAACGCGGTGCGTTTCAATCTGACTTTCCGCAAGGCACGCTGA
- a CDS encoding 2OG-Fe(II) oxygenase — MTAREPVGRVQTLDWQAIEGELNGFGAARVPNLLSAEECAAITEMYGETDGRPSITPTSSRFRSRVVMARHGFGLGEYQYFAYPLPSLVAELREGFYAPLREIAHRWHASLGIDVRYPPTHAAFLEQCHAAGQRRPTPLLLRYRTGDYNCLHQDLYGEHVFPLQVAILLSQPGEDFTGGEFVLTEQRPRMQSRAEVMPLMRGDAVVFAVNHRPVNGTRGVYRVNLRHGVSRLRSGHRHTLGLILHDAT, encoded by the coding sequence ATGACCGCGCGTGAACCGGTAGGCCGGGTGCAGACGCTCGATTGGCAAGCGATCGAAGGCGAGCTCAATGGCTTCGGTGCCGCACGGGTGCCGAATCTGTTGAGTGCAGAGGAATGCGCAGCGATCACTGAAATGTATGGCGAGACCGACGGCCGCCCGAGCATTACGCCAACGTCATCGCGCTTTCGTAGCCGGGTGGTGATGGCGCGTCATGGTTTCGGGCTGGGGGAATATCAATACTTCGCGTACCCGCTGCCATCGCTCGTTGCCGAATTGCGCGAGGGGTTTTACGCGCCGTTGCGCGAAATCGCGCATCGCTGGCACGCCTCGCTTGGCATCGACGTTCGTTATCCGCCGACACATGCGGCGTTTCTCGAACAATGTCACGCAGCGGGTCAGCGCCGCCCGACGCCGCTCCTGCTGCGATATCGCACCGGCGACTACAATTGCCTGCATCAGGACCTCTATGGGGAACATGTGTTCCCGTTGCAGGTGGCCATTCTGCTTTCGCAGCCGGGCGAAGATTTCACTGGCGGCGAATTCGTGCTGACGGAACAGCGTCCGCGAATGCAATCGCGCGCCGAAGTGATGCCGTTGATGCGCGGCGATGCGGTGGTATTCGCCGTGAACCATCGCCCGGTGAACGGGACACGCGGGGTATATCGCGTGAATCTTCGGCACGGTGTGAGCCGCCTGCGCAGTGGTCACCGGCACACGCTGGGCCTGATTCTGCACGACGCCACATGA
- a CDS encoding MFS transporter: MSRTTPAASLAGGIATPVPSASHADAPSAAMEQAVVRKVSRRLLGFLFVLFLFSFLDRINVGFAALTMSQDLGLTSTMFGMASTVFYLTYVLCGVPSNLMLVKFGARRWIGAILIAWGLASSATMFAHDATSLYLIRAIVGITEAGFLPGMLLYMGDWFPSAARARANAWFMIAMPVTSAIGAAASGYLLRLDGVAGLAGWQWLFVLEGLPTVLLGFATWWYLDDKPADARWLSTAEKRTLDGMIARDREAAIAVAQQAGNRRAATQTGSVWRAILTPTVAKFALGYFCLVNTLSLASLWIPQIVKSFGTTSSNVTIGLLAAIPSLCTIAGMIWWGRRSDRLQERRWHLVLPMLFSAAGWVVTCFAPEASMRLAGVAMASTGAYTAMAIFWTVPDRSLTPQTRALGLAVINAVGNLGSALSPIVVGVLKDWTHSFTSGLLFAAASLLVGIAVLWFAPLGQPRRQSAP; encoded by the coding sequence ATGAGCCGCACGACCCCTGCCGCCAGCCTCGCTGGCGGCATTGCTACACCTGTACCCTCTGCATCGCACGCCGACGCACCCAGCGCCGCCATGGAGCAAGCCGTCGTGCGCAAAGTCTCGCGACGCCTGCTCGGCTTCCTGTTCGTGCTGTTCCTGTTTTCGTTTCTCGATCGCATCAACGTCGGCTTTGCCGCGCTCACGATGAGTCAGGACCTCGGGCTCACGAGCACCATGTTCGGCATGGCGTCGACGGTCTTCTATCTCACCTATGTGCTGTGCGGTGTGCCAAGCAACCTGATGCTCGTGAAGTTCGGCGCACGGCGCTGGATCGGTGCCATCCTGATCGCGTGGGGACTCGCCTCAAGTGCCACGATGTTCGCGCACGATGCCACCAGCCTCTACCTGATTCGCGCCATCGTCGGCATTACCGAAGCGGGCTTTCTGCCGGGCATGCTGCTGTACATGGGCGACTGGTTTCCCTCGGCGGCACGGGCACGCGCAAACGCGTGGTTCATGATCGCGATGCCGGTCACCTCGGCAATCGGTGCCGCGGCGTCCGGCTATCTCTTGCGGCTCGACGGTGTGGCAGGCCTCGCCGGCTGGCAATGGCTCTTCGTGCTCGAAGGGTTGCCGACGGTGTTGCTGGGCTTCGCCACGTGGTGGTACCTCGATGACAAACCGGCGGACGCGCGTTGGCTTTCCACCGCCGAAAAGCGCACGCTCGACGGCATGATTGCGCGCGACCGTGAAGCGGCGATTGCCGTCGCACAGCAGGCTGGCAATCGTCGCGCCGCGACACAGACGGGCAGTGTCTGGCGCGCCATCCTGACGCCTACGGTGGCGAAGTTTGCACTCGGTTACTTCTGTCTGGTGAACACGCTCTCGCTCGCATCGCTGTGGATTCCGCAGATCGTGAAGAGCTTCGGCACCACGAGCAGCAATGTCACCATCGGCCTGCTCGCCGCCATTCCCTCGCTTTGCACCATCGCCGGCATGATCTGGTGGGGACGCCGCTCCGATCGCCTGCAAGAGCGCCGCTGGCATCTCGTGCTGCCCATGCTCTTCTCGGCGGCGGGCTGGGTCGTCACGTGTTTCGCCCCTGAGGCGTCGATGCGTCTCGCCGGGGTTGCCATGGCATCGACCGGGGCATACACCGCGATGGCGATCTTCTGGACGGTGCCTGATCGCAGCCTCACGCCGCAAACGCGCGCGCTCGGGCTCGCCGTCATCAACGCCGTGGGCAATCTTGGATCGGCACTGAGCCCGATCGTTGTGGGCGTGCTCAAGGACTGGACGCACTCGTTCACGTCGGGGCTGCTATTTGCCGCCGCGAGCCTGCTAGTAGGGATTGCCGTGTTGTGGTTTGCGCCGCTGGGACAGCCCCGGCGGCAATCCGCGCCATAA
- a CDS encoding NAD(P)-dependent oxidoreductase: MKVALIGITGRVGTRVATELLQRGHTVTGIARNPERVEAEAGLRVVKGDAADPASLAPLLAGNDAVISAGRFVSMDAAKLIDAVKRAGVPRLLVVGGAGSLEVAPGKALIDTPEFPEAYKAEASAGRDFLNVLRAEPKDASLNWTFLSPSALFEPGERTGKFRLGGDGLLVDANGKSWISMEDYAIALVDELEKNQHPRARFTIGY, from the coding sequence ATGAAAGTCGCATTGATTGGTATTACCGGCCGCGTAGGTACGCGTGTAGCTACCGAGTTACTGCAACGTGGCCACACGGTCACGGGTATTGCCCGCAATCCCGAACGCGTTGAAGCCGAGGCAGGGCTGCGTGTCGTGAAGGGTGATGCTGCGGATCCGGCATCGCTCGCGCCGCTGCTTGCAGGCAACGACGCGGTGATCAGCGCCGGTCGCTTTGTATCGATGGACGCAGCGAAGCTGATCGACGCCGTGAAGCGCGCAGGTGTACCGCGTCTGCTCGTGGTGGGGGGGGCTGGAAGTTTGGAAGTTGCGCCGGGCAAGGCACTGATCGATACACCAGAGTTCCCTGAGGCGTACAAAGCGGAAGCCAGCGCGGGTCGCGACTTCCTGAACGTGCTGCGCGCCGAGCCGAAAGACGCGTCGCTGAACTGGACGTTCCTGTCGCCGTCGGCCCTGTTCGAACCGGGTGAGCGCACGGGCAAGTTCCGTCTGGGCGGCGATGGCCTGCTGGTCGACGCCAACGGCAAGAGCTGGATTTCGATGGAAGACTACGCCATCGCGCTGGTCGATGAACTCGAAAAGAATCAGCACCCGCGCGCGCGTTTCACCATCGGGTACTGA
- a CDS encoding DsbA family protein yields MTQARLHYIADPLCGWCYAAAPLVRAARDVAGLDIALHGGGMMAGPNAQAVTPQLRNYVMPHDHRIAALTGQPFGDAYFEGLLRDDSAVFDSAPPTAAVLAAEALAGRGLDMFAALQRAHYVEGKRIADRDVLIDIAAGLGLDREAFAAAFDAQDDAALMRHFRESRSWLTRVGGSGFPTFALEINGQLERLEPGRYLGKPDAWRDALRERLLAAQAVQANAPGGVNAANNDADSPPQCGPDGCAI; encoded by the coding sequence ATGACCCAAGCCCGTTTGCATTACATTGCCGATCCGCTGTGCGGCTGGTGCTACGCCGCTGCACCGCTGGTGCGCGCTGCCCGTGACGTCGCCGGTCTCGACATCGCCCTGCACGGCGGCGGCATGATGGCCGGGCCCAATGCGCAGGCGGTGACACCGCAACTGCGCAACTACGTCATGCCGCACGACCATCGCATCGCCGCGCTCACCGGGCAGCCGTTTGGCGATGCCTATTTCGAAGGCCTGTTGCGAGACGACAGCGCCGTATTCGACTCGGCACCGCCGACGGCTGCCGTGCTGGCCGCCGAGGCACTTGCCGGGCGCGGTCTCGACATGTTTGCCGCCTTGCAACGGGCGCATTACGTCGAAGGCAAGCGCATCGCAGACCGCGACGTGCTCATCGATATCGCTGCCGGACTCGGTCTCGATCGCGAGGCCTTTGCCGCCGCCTTCGATGCACAGGACGATGCCGCGCTCATGCGCCACTTTCGCGAAAGCCGTTCGTGGCTGACGCGCGTCGGCGGCAGCGGCTTCCCGACGTTTGCGCTGGAAATTAACGGCCAACTTGAACGGCTTGAACCCGGGCGCTATCTCGGCAAACCCGACGCATGGCGCGACGCATTGCGTGAGCGCCTGCTCGCGGCGCAAGCGGTGCAGGCCAACGCACCGGGTGGCGTGAATGCCGCCAACAACGACGCCGATTCGCCCCCGCAATGCGGCCCCGACGGCTGCGCTATCTGA
- a CDS encoding Fic family protein: MSGRKWLGRTRCGGVRRGNSDCFGGMCHAGIVISTMSRCTSKVSRFSVSLTSPKSPDSRSGHAAIPPMTSLLSTRLRSDLPFDVRLLRVMRERSMEGQEMSTSEQLADATTVGLETVRDALGRLWAGGDVVRLGGGEAPRYVVVSEAAGSVVCEPHLTHDVSPLLDASGATDTEAVWADTSPAAVLRRRLEAPLSTRTAVGYLRDFVDSYIPNQTALLPAELARGLFGAGRLPGRQPAGTFARRVLEELLIDLSWSSSRLEGNRYSLLETEALFREKTIDGDRDAVMLLNHKRAIEFLVDAVPHEGLTTSLLRNLHALLMRDLLSNRSALGTIRCRPVGITDTRFQPEQTPCVLDEMFTQIVTKAADIRNPIEAAFFLWVQLPYLQPFEDGNKRTSRLAANVPLMLKNCAPLSFLDVDPMEYAQAMIGVYEFRDISLAVRLFERTYRRSLTKYATAALSDDSPDLERVNFRAQLTVAIDRIVRAGATVSDAVSALSLTTGACQTFVPILEEELSELGPFNCARYYLTPHMTQTWIDAGRPS; encoded by the coding sequence GTGAGCGGGCGGAAGTGGCTGGGGCGGACCAGGTGCGGCGGGGTGCGACGGGGAAATTCCGATTGTTTTGGCGGGATGTGCCACGCAGGCATTGTGATTTCTACAATGAGCCGTTGCACTTCGAAAGTGTCCCGATTCTCCGTATCTCTGACTTCCCCAAAATCCCCGGATTCACGTTCGGGGCATGCTGCCATCCCGCCAATGACTTCCCTACTGAGTACCCGCCTGCGGTCCGACCTGCCGTTCGATGTTCGCTTGCTTCGCGTCATGCGCGAGCGATCGATGGAAGGGCAGGAGATGTCGACCTCAGAACAACTTGCCGACGCGACGACGGTCGGCCTTGAAACCGTACGCGATGCACTCGGCCGTTTGTGGGCAGGGGGCGATGTGGTTCGGCTTGGGGGCGGCGAGGCCCCGCGATATGTCGTGGTGAGCGAGGCGGCAGGCAGCGTCGTTTGCGAACCGCATTTGACGCACGACGTCAGTCCGCTGCTTGATGCGTCCGGTGCGACCGACACCGAGGCGGTGTGGGCCGACACGTCACCGGCGGCGGTGTTGCGCCGTCGATTGGAGGCACCGCTCTCGACGCGCACTGCGGTGGGCTACCTGCGGGATTTCGTCGACAGCTACATCCCCAATCAAACAGCACTGTTGCCCGCGGAGTTGGCGCGCGGATTGTTTGGCGCAGGACGGCTTCCCGGCCGTCAGCCGGCGGGGACATTTGCACGGCGTGTGCTGGAGGAATTGCTGATCGATCTGTCGTGGTCGTCGTCGCGACTGGAAGGTAATCGCTATAGCCTGCTGGAAACCGAAGCGCTATTTCGCGAAAAAACCATCGATGGGGATCGCGATGCGGTGATGTTGCTCAATCACAAACGCGCGATTGAGTTTCTGGTGGATGCCGTGCCACACGAGGGGCTAACCACGAGCTTGCTGCGCAACCTGCACGCGTTGCTCATGCGGGATCTGCTCTCAAACCGGAGCGCCCTCGGTACCATCCGGTGCCGGCCTGTTGGTATTACGGATACGCGCTTCCAGCCGGAGCAGACGCCTTGCGTGCTCGACGAAATGTTCACGCAGATCGTGACGAAGGCGGCAGACATCCGAAATCCTATCGAGGCGGCATTTTTCCTCTGGGTGCAGTTACCGTATCTGCAACCGTTCGAAGACGGCAACAAGCGAACGAGTCGCCTCGCGGCCAATGTGCCGTTGATGCTCAAGAACTGCGCGCCACTGTCATTTCTTGATGTTGATCCGATGGAATACGCGCAAGCCATGATCGGCGTGTACGAGTTCCGTGACATATCGCTCGCGGTGCGGCTGTTCGAACGAACTTACCGCAGATCGTTGACGAAGTACGCAACCGCGGCCCTCTCGGATGATTCACCGGATTTGGAACGTGTGAATTTTCGCGCGCAATTGACCGTCGCAATCGATCGCATCGTCCGGGCGGGCGCCACGGTGTCGGATGCGGTATCGGCCCTCAGTCTCACGACGGGCGCGTGCCAAACCTTTGTGCCGATTCTCGAGGAGGAGTTGTCGGAGCTCGGGCCTTTTAACTGCGCACGCTATTACCTGACGCCGCATATGACGCAAACATGGATTGACGCGGGGCGCCCGAGTTGA
- a CDS encoding MarR family winged helix-turn-helix transcriptional regulator, with the protein MRPVHKTLDQFLTYKMHRLMKQHDKRIAQSYADAAQLSLAESRVLAAVGSAGALSNSELARRANLDKSQASRGADGLVSRGLVRRAPDESDGRAVKVTLTPEGEAVWRVVIGAAREHYEHLFEALTDEEMRVYERLLDKLLLRSDELDGTD; encoded by the coding sequence ATGCGGCCTGTTCACAAGACCCTCGATCAGTTCCTGACGTACAAGATGCACCGCTTGATGAAGCAGCACGACAAGCGCATTGCGCAGTCGTACGCGGATGCGGCGCAACTGAGTCTGGCCGAGTCGCGCGTGTTGGCGGCGGTAGGTTCGGCGGGCGCGCTATCGAACTCGGAGCTGGCGCGGCGTGCGAATCTGGACAAGAGTCAGGCGAGCCGCGGTGCCGATGGGCTGGTGTCGCGCGGGCTGGTCAGGCGCGCGCCGGATGAATCCGATGGCCGGGCGGTGAAGGTCACGCTGACGCCGGAAGGTGAGGCGGTGTGGCGCGTGGTGATCGGTGCGGCGCGCGAGCACTACGAACACTTGTTCGAAGCGCTCACCGACGAGGAGATGCGCGTGTACGAGCGATTGCTCGACAAGTTGCTGTTGCGTTCCGACGAACTGGACGGAACCGACTGA